One Anoplopoma fimbria isolate UVic2021 breed Golden Eagle Sablefish chromosome 2, Afim_UVic_2022, whole genome shotgun sequence DNA window includes the following coding sequences:
- the LOC129099114 gene encoding troponin I, fast skeletal muscle-like isoform X1, with translation MAEKKMSSSRRNQLKSLLLQIGEEMVEEEALEAEQLKLKHMEENCPSVSIPGCMQELQDFCRKIHKKIDLLDEERYDMEAKVSKSNKEIDDLKLKVQDLKGKFKKPALKKVRMSADAMLAALLGSKHKMSTDHRANLKQVKKEVKEEEKPAGDWRKNIEDKAGMGGRKKMFETET, from the exons ATGGCGGA GAAAAAGATGTCATCGAGTCGGAGGAATCAGCTCAAG agctTGCTGCTGCAGATCGGTgaggagatggtggaggaggaggcgctgGAGGCCGAGCAGCTGAAGCTGAAGCACATGGAGGAGAACTGCCCCTCCGTCTCCATCCCAGGATGCATGCAGGAGCTCCAG GATTTTTGCCGGAAAATTCACAAGAAGATTGATTTGTTGGACGAGGAGCGATACGACATGGAGGCCAAAGTGTCCAAGTCCAACAAGGAG ATCGACGACCTGAAGCTGAAGGTTCAGGATCTGAAGGGGAAGTTCAAGAAGCCGGCCCTGAAGAAGGTGCGGATGTCGGCCGACGCCATGCTGGCCGCTCTGCTGGGCTCCAAACACAAAATGTCCACGGACCACAGGGCCAACCTGAAGCAGGTCAAGAAGGAGGTCAAAGAGGAG GAGAAGCCAGCGGGCGACTGGAGGAAGAACATCGAGGACAAGGCCGGGATGGGCGGCAGGAAGAAGATGTTCGAGACAGAGACGTAA
- the LOC129099032 gene encoding LOW QUALITY PROTEIN: Golgi apparatus protein 1-like (The sequence of the model RefSeq protein was modified relative to this genomic sequence to represent the inferred CDS: deleted 2 bases in 1 codon), protein MAAYSSSPLLLPLLLSSVCLCGFGSKAAGPKAAGGPGGAPEPPNPLLLLRDPPDKDAPAAFAAAAPAAPAAPAAPAAPAAGASPPRRSSGWRLSEEEACRDDLSRFCPKHTWANNLAVLECLQDRREESEIAPDCNHLLWNYKLNLTTDPKFESVATEVCKSTIAEIKECNEEERGRGYLVSCLVDHRGNVSEYQCNQYITKMTSIIFSDYRLICGFMDKCKEDINSLHCGSINVGHKDVHSQGEVISCLEKALVREAEQQDHVRPIREECQRAILRVAELSSDDFHLDRHLYFSCRDDRERFCQNIQAGEGKVYKCLFNHKFEEAMSEKCRDALTTRQKLISQDYRVSYSLAKACKADLRKQRCSLDTNLPRAREARLSYLLLCLEAAVHRGRPVSGECQGEMLDYRRMLMEDFSLSPEIVLHCRTEIDAHCSGLHRKGRTLHCLMRIGRGDRSATVDGVCQSALQTLIQAADPGADYRIDRALNEACESVIQTACKHIRNGDPMILSCLMEHLYTEKMVEDCEHRLLELQYFISRDWKLDPVLYKKCQGDAARLCHTHGWNETSELMPPGAVFSCLYRHAYRSEEQGRRLSRDCKVEVQRILHQRALDVKLDPELQKRCMTDLGKWCSEKTDAGQELECLQDHLEDLVSACREVVGNLTELESEDIQIDALLIRACEPVTQAHCHDVADIQIDTGDLMECLVQNKHQKEMNEKCSVGVTHFQLVQMKDFRFSYKFKMACKEDVLRLCPNIKKKVDVVICLSTTVRNDTLQDAREQRVSLKCRKQLRVEELEMSEDIRLEPELYDPCKSDISRLCPNVAFGNAQMIECLKEQKKQLSQRCHQRIFRLQETEMTDPELDYQLMRVCKQMIKRFCTDADARNVLQCLKQNKNSELMDPKCKQMITKRQITQNTDYRLNPVLRKACRADIPKFCQPILNKASDDSELEGQVIGCLKLKYADQRLSPDCEDQIRVILQESALDYRLDPQLQMHCTDEISRLCAEEAAAQEQTGQVEECLKVNLLKIKQEACKKEVLNMLKESKADIFVDPVLHTACALDLKHHCAAITPGRGRQMSCLMEALQDKRVRLQPECKKRLQDRIDMWSYAAKVAPAEGFSDLAVQVMTSPSKNYILLMISLSVCVLFLVGLLCGRITKRVTRELKNR, encoded by the exons ATGGCGGCGTACAGTTCCTctccgctgctgctgccgctgctgctgtcGTCCGTCTGTCTCTGCGGCTTCGGCTCCAAGGCCGCCGGCCCGAAGGCTGCAGGCGGC CCCGGTGGAGCCCCCGAACCCCCGAACCCGCTGCTGCTCCTCAGAGACCCTCCGGACAAGGATGCACCTGCCGCCTTCGCCGCTGCCGCTCCTGCCGCTCCTGCCGCTCCCGCCGCTCCTGCCGCTCCTGCCGCGGGGGCGTCGCCGCCTCGCCGCTCGTCCGGATGGAGGCTGTCGGAGGAGGAGGCCTGCAGGGACGACCTGTCCCGCTTCTGCCCCAAGCACACCTGGGCCAACAACCTGGCCGTGCTGGAGTGTCTGCAGGACCGCAGAGAG GAATCTGAGATCGCTCCTGACTGTAACCAT ctgctgtGGAACTATAAACTCAATCTGACCACAGATCCAAAGTTTGAGTCGGTGGCTACGGAGGTCTGCAAGAGCACCATCGCTGAG ATAAAGGAGTGTaacgaggaggagagagggaggggctACCTGGTGTCCTGTCTGGTGGATCACCGCGGCAACGTCAGCGAGTACCAGTGTAACCAGTACATCACCAAGATGACCAGCATCATCTTCAGCGACTACAGACTCATCTGTGGCTTCATGGACAAATGTAAAGAGGACATCAACAGTCTGCACTGTGGCAGCATCAACGTGGGACACAAg GACGTCCACTCTCAGGGTGAGGTCATCTCCTGTCTGGAGAAGGCTCTGGTGAGGGAGGCGGAGCAGCAGGATCATGTTCGTCCAATCAGAGAGGAGTGTCAGAGGGCGATCCTCCGGGTGGCGGAGCTGTCGTCAGACGACTTTCACCTCGACCGACATCTTTACTTCTCCTGCAGAGACGACCGAGAGAGGTTCTGTCAGAAC ATTCAGGCAGGAGAAGGGAAAGTCTACAAGTGTCTGTTCAATCACAAGTTTGAGGAGGCCATGTCAGAAAAG tgcCGCGACGCTCTGACGACCCGTCAGAAGCTGATCTCTCAGGACTACAGAGTCAGCTACTCTCTGGCTAAAGCCTGTAAAGCGGACCTGAGGAAGCAGCGCTGCAGTCTGGACACCAACCTGCCGAGGGCCCGCGAGGCCCGGCTGTCCTACCTGCTGCTCTGCCTGGAGGCCGCCGTGCACCGGG GTCGCCCGGTCAGCGGCGAGTGTCAGGGCGAGATGCTGGACTACAGGCGGATGCTGATGGAGGATTTCTCTCTGAGTCCGGAGATCGTGCTTCACTGCCGGACGGAGATCGATGCTCACTGCTCCGGGCTGCACCGCAAGGGCCGCACGCTGCACTGCCTGATGAGGATCGGACGCGGCGACCGCAGCGCCACCGTGGACGGCGTCTGCCAGAGTGCC CTCCAGACTCTGATCCAGGCTGCCGACCCCGGAGCCGACTACCGGATCGACCGAGCGCTCAACGAGGCCTGTGAGTCCGTCATCCAGACCGCCTGCAAGCACATCCGCAACGGAGACCCcat GATCCTGTCGTGTCTGATGGAGCACCTCTACACGGAGAAGATGGTGGAGGACTGTGAGCACCGGCTGTTGGAGCTGCAGTACTTCATCTCCAGAGACTGGAA GCTCGACCCCGTCCTCTATAAGAAGTGTCAGGGCGACGCCGCCCGGCTCTGCCACACACACGGCTGGAACGAGACCAGCGAGCTGATGCCGCCGGGCGCCGTCTTCTCCTGCCTGTACCGCCACGCCTACCGCTCCGAGGAGCAGGGACGCCGG ttatCACGGGACTGTAAGGTGGAGGTTCAGAGGATTCTCCACCAGAGGGCGCTGGATGTGAAGTTGGACCCCGAGCTGCAGAAACGCTGCATGACCGACCTCGGGAAGTGGTGCAGCGAGAAGACGGACGCAGGACAG gagcTGGAGTGTCTGCAGGATCACTTGGAGGACCTGGTCTCGGCCTGCAGGGAGGTCGTGGGCAACCTGACGGAGCTGGAGTCGGAG GACATCCAGATCGACGCTCTGCTCATCAGAGCCTGTGAACCCGTCACCCAGGCCCACTGCCAC gacgTAGCTGATATCCAGATCGATACCGGTGATCTGATGGAGTGTTTGGTTCAGAACAAACACCAGAAGGAGATGAACGAAAAGTGCTCAGTCGGCGTCACGCACTTCCAGCTG GTCCAAATGAAGGATTTCCGGTTCTCCTATAAGTTCAAGATGGCCTGTAAGGAGGACGTTCTCCGTTTGTGTCCAAACATCaagaaaaa GGTGGACGTGGTGATCTGCCTCAGCACCACGGTGAGGAACGACACGCTGCAGGACGCCAGAGAGCAACGGGTTTCACTGAAGTGTCGCAAACAGCTGagggtggaggagctggagatg TCGGAGGACATCCGGTTGGAGCCGGAGTTGTACGATCCCTGTAAGTCTGACATCAGCCGACTCTGTCCCAACGTGGCCTTCGGGAACGCTCAG atgaTCGAGTGTCTGAAGGAGCAGAAGAAGCAGCTCAGTCAGCGATGCCACCAGAGGATCTTCAGGCTGCAGGAGACGGAGATGACCGACCCGGAGCTGGACTACCAGCTGATGAGAGTCTGCAAGCAGATGAtcaag cggTTCTGCACCGATGCCGACGCCCGGAACGTTCTCCAGTGTCTGAAGCAGAACAAGAACAGCGAGCTGATGGACCCCAAGTGTAAACAGATGATCACCAAGAGACAGATCACCCAGAACACGG actaCAGGTTGAACCCGGTCTTGAGGAAAGCGTGTCGAGCCGACATCCCAAAGTTCTGTCAGCCGATCCTGAACAAGGCGAGTGACGACAGCGAGCTGGAGGGTCAGGTGATCGGCTGCCTCAAACTCAAATACGCCGACCAg AGGTTGTCTCCGGACTGTGAGGATCAGATCAGAGTGATTCTGCAGGAGTCGGCTCTCGACTACAGACTGGACCCACAGCTGCAGATGCACTGCACAGatgag atcTCCAGGTTGTGTGCggaggaggcagcagctcaggagcagACGGGTCAGGTTGAAGAGTGTCTGAAAGTCAACCTGCTGAAAATCAAACAGGAAGCCTGTAAAAAG GAGGTCCTCAACATGCTGAAGGAGAGTAAGGCCGACATCTTCGTGGACCCGGTCCTCCACACGGCGTGCGCTCTGGACCTCAAACACCACTGCGCCGCCATCACACCCGGCAGAGGACGAC AGATGTCGTGTCTGATGGAGGCGTTACAGGACAAGAGAGTGCGTCTGCAGCCGGAGTGTAAGAAGAGACTCCAAGACCGCATCGACATGTGGAGCTACGCTGCAAAG GTGGCGCCAGCAGAGGGCTTCTCGGACCTGGCGGTGCAGGTGATGACGTCGCCCTCCAAGAACTACATCCTGCTCATGATCTCACTGAGCGTGTGCGTCCTCTTCCTGGTCGGGCTGCTGTGCGGCCGCATCACCAAGCGGGTGACGAGGGAACTGAAGAACCGGTAG
- the LOC129099114 gene encoding troponin I, fast skeletal muscle-like isoform X2 — MSSSRRNQLKSLLLQIGEEMVEEEALEAEQLKLKHMEENCPSVSIPGCMQELQDFCRKIHKKIDLLDEERYDMEAKVSKSNKEIDDLKLKVQDLKGKFKKPALKKVRMSADAMLAALLGSKHKMSTDHRANLKQVKKEVKEEEKPAGDWRKNIEDKAGMGGRKKMFETET, encoded by the exons ATGTCATCGAGTCGGAGGAATCAGCTCAAG agctTGCTGCTGCAGATCGGTgaggagatggtggaggaggaggcgctgGAGGCCGAGCAGCTGAAGCTGAAGCACATGGAGGAGAACTGCCCCTCCGTCTCCATCCCAGGATGCATGCAGGAGCTCCAG GATTTTTGCCGGAAAATTCACAAGAAGATTGATTTGTTGGACGAGGAGCGATACGACATGGAGGCCAAAGTGTCCAAGTCCAACAAGGAG ATCGACGACCTGAAGCTGAAGGTTCAGGATCTGAAGGGGAAGTTCAAGAAGCCGGCCCTGAAGAAGGTGCGGATGTCGGCCGACGCCATGCTGGCCGCTCTGCTGGGCTCCAAACACAAAATGTCCACGGACCACAGGGCCAACCTGAAGCAGGTCAAGAAGGAGGTCAAAGAGGAG GAGAAGCCAGCGGGCGACTGGAGGAAGAACATCGAGGACAAGGCCGGGATGGGCGGCAGGAAGAAGATGTTCGAGACAGAGACGTAA
- the aph1b gene encoding gamma-secretase subunit Aph-1b, which yields MTAAVFFGCTFIAFGPAVALFLFTIAREPLRVIFLIAGAFFWLVSLLLASLVWFISVQISNKDSAAQQKGLLIFGVVLSVLLQETFRFAYYKLLKKANEGLLTLSQEETMPISIRQLAYVSGLGFGFMSGAFSVVNILADSVGPGTVGIHGDSQHYFLSSAFMTLAIILLHMFWGVVFFDGCEKRRWWAVAAVVISHLIVSCLTFQNPEYVGSLVPTYIILFVMGVWAFYSAGGSLRNLKLCLTCKDKDFLLANHRPR from the exons ATGACGGCGGCGGTGTTCTTCGGCTGCACCTTCATCGCCTTCGGGCCGGCCGTCGCCTTGTTCCTGTTCACCATCGCACGGGAGCCGCTGAGGGTCATCTTCCTCATCGCGGG AGCGTTCTTCTGgctggtgtctctgctgctggCCTCTCTGGTTTGGTTCATCTCCGTTCAGATCAGCAATAAGGACAGCGCCGCCCAGCAGAAAGGTCTCCTCATCTTCGGCGTGGTTCTGTCCGTCCTGCTGCAGGAAACATTCCGCTTCGCCTACTACAAGCTGCTGAA GAAAGCGAATGAAGGCCTCCTCACCCTCAGTCAGGAGGAGACCATGCCCATCTCCATACGGCAGCTGGCCTACG TGTCGGGGCTCGGCTTCGGCTTCATGAGCGGAGCGTTCTCGGTGGTGAACATCCTGGCGGACTCTGTGGGGCCGGGGACCGTCGGGATCCACGGAGACTCTCAGCACTACTTCCTGTCCTCAG CCTTCATGACGCTGGCCATCATCCTGCTTCACATGTTCTGGGGCGTCGTCTTCTTTGACGGCTGTGAGAAGCGGCGCTGGTGGGCCGTGGCTGCTGTCGTCATCAGCCACCTCATCGTGTCCTGTCTG ACCTTCCAGAACCCCGAGTACGTGGGCAGCCTGGTTCCCACCTACATCATCCTGTTCGTGATGGGCGTCTGGGCCTTTTACTCCGCCGGCGGCTCCCTGAGGAACCTCAAACTCTGCCTCACCTGCAAAGACAAGGACTTCCTGCTCGCCAACCACCGGCCCAGATAA